The following coding sequences are from one Halomonas sp. HAL1 window:
- a CDS encoding sensor histidine kinase yields the protein MRTDAVILGTAFGYLALLFVVAAWGDRRAEQGRSLIGSPTVYALSIAVYCTAWTFYGSVGRAAEYGPSFLLIYLGPTLAMLLAPFVVRKMVRIAARQRITSIADFISARYGKSTSLGALVALMALISITPYIALQLKAITVSHAVLINYPQAADTTLVDEHFWMDKSLWVALVLAVFIILFGTRHLDASERHEGMVAAIALESLVKLIAFMAVGVFVVFVMFEGPAALFAQVAATPALVDSMRLDSVPGGVTGWVGMLVLAFLAFLTLPRQFQVLVVENVDEQHLARASWLFPLYMLLINLFVIPIALAGLLLGASAGDPDSFVLTLPLSAGLEGLPLLVFIGGLSAATGMVIVETIALSTMVSNQLVMPLLLRSRRLHLSTKGELAGWLLGIRRVAIVLILLLGYLYHALIGDSYSLVTIGLVSFAGAAQFAPALLIGLYWRGATRQGATAGLIAGFLVWCYTLLLPGFAQSGWLDTALLTNGPWGIGWLKPYALFGLENWDIYTHSLLWSMLVNVGLLIGVSLFTRPTPLEQTQAALFTEAMHPNLQTTSLSTSLWRGQTTQGALKELLVRYLGAHTTRRVFSHGSTKDAFVADEPAAAELITRAEQALAGALGSSSARVLINSVVRGEALDIESILSILDTTSQTLEYNRRLEQKSQELVQIGEELRSANERLRELDRLKDEFVAMVSHELRTPLTSIRAFAEILRDSGQLPDEKRQHFLGVIVLESQRLSRLIEEILDLARLESGRLTLNPVPLDLAALIRHSIDAIAHLHQERGIQLEVHVEAEPAMVVGDHDRLEQVIINLLDNASKFADRHQPKVRLSLYRHRRHFRLSVEDNGTGISADERERVFEKFHQIQQDDDTPRGRPRGSGLGLPISRGIIAHLGGRLWVEDAKTLGGACLTLELPAAPNGTHA from the coding sequence ATGCGCACTGACGCCGTCATCCTGGGCACTGCCTTTGGCTATTTAGCACTGCTGTTTGTGGTCGCGGCCTGGGGCGACCGGCGGGCCGAGCAAGGGCGATCGCTGATCGGCTCACCAACGGTATATGCCCTCTCCATTGCCGTTTACTGCACTGCCTGGACCTTCTACGGCAGCGTGGGACGTGCCGCGGAGTATGGCCCCAGCTTTTTACTCATCTATCTTGGCCCTACCCTCGCCATGCTGCTGGCACCTTTCGTGGTCCGCAAGATGGTTCGCATCGCAGCCCGCCAGCGCATTACTTCAATTGCCGATTTTATCAGTGCCCGCTACGGCAAAAGTACCAGCTTGGGGGCACTGGTGGCCTTAATGGCCCTGATCAGTATCACGCCTTATATTGCCCTGCAGTTAAAGGCCATTACCGTTAGCCATGCGGTACTCATTAACTACCCACAAGCGGCCGACACGACGCTGGTGGATGAACACTTTTGGATGGATAAGTCTCTGTGGGTCGCGCTGGTGCTGGCAGTGTTTATTATTCTCTTTGGCACCCGCCACTTGGATGCCAGCGAACGCCACGAGGGCATGGTGGCCGCCATCGCGTTGGAATCCCTGGTGAAGCTGATCGCCTTTATGGCCGTCGGTGTGTTCGTGGTCTTTGTGATGTTTGAAGGCCCCGCGGCGCTGTTTGCGCAGGTAGCAGCCACGCCAGCGCTGGTCGATAGCATGCGGTTAGACAGCGTTCCTGGCGGCGTCACGGGTTGGGTGGGCATGCTGGTGCTCGCCTTCCTGGCCTTTTTAACGCTTCCCCGCCAGTTTCAGGTGCTGGTAGTTGAGAACGTCGATGAACAGCATTTAGCGAGAGCAAGCTGGTTATTTCCCCTCTATATGCTGTTGATCAACCTGTTCGTGATCCCTATCGCCTTGGCAGGCCTGCTGCTGGGTGCGAGCGCAGGTGACCCGGATAGCTTTGTTCTGACGCTCCCGCTTTCAGCAGGTCTAGAAGGACTGCCGCTACTGGTCTTTATCGGGGGGCTTTCAGCAGCAACCGGTATGGTGATTGTCGAGACAATCGCCCTCTCCACAATGGTCAGCAACCAGTTGGTGATGCCACTGCTGCTGCGCTCACGGCGCTTGCACTTAAGTACCAAAGGCGAGCTTGCCGGTTGGCTACTGGGAATTCGCCGGGTCGCTATCGTGCTTATTCTACTGCTGGGTTATCTCTACCATGCGCTCATTGGCGACTCATACAGTCTGGTCACCATCGGACTGGTCTCTTTTGCAGGTGCGGCACAGTTTGCACCGGCGTTATTGATAGGCCTTTACTGGCGTGGTGCGACTCGCCAGGGCGCCACGGCAGGCTTAATCGCCGGCTTCTTGGTGTGGTGCTATACGCTACTGTTGCCGGGCTTTGCCCAGTCGGGCTGGTTGGATACCGCACTACTTACAAACGGGCCATGGGGAATCGGCTGGTTGAAACCCTATGCGCTGTTTGGACTCGAAAATTGGGATATTTACACTCACTCGCTGCTCTGGAGCATGCTGGTCAACGTCGGGTTGCTGATCGGTGTTTCGCTGTTTACCCGCCCAACGCCCCTGGAGCAAACCCAGGCGGCGCTATTCACCGAAGCCATGCACCCTAATTTGCAAACAACATCGCTCTCGACGTCATTATGGCGCGGGCAAACCACCCAAGGGGCGCTTAAAGAGCTTTTGGTTCGCTATCTGGGGGCTCACACTACTCGACGGGTGTTCAGTCATGGCAGTACCAAAGACGCATTTGTAGCAGACGAGCCCGCTGCCGCTGAGTTGATTACACGTGCAGAGCAGGCATTGGCGGGGGCTCTGGGCAGCTCTTCAGCGCGGGTGTTGATCAACTCAGTGGTTCGCGGCGAGGCGCTGGATATTGAGTCGATCCTTAGTATTCTGGATACCACCTCGCAAACCCTTGAGTACAACCGCCGCTTAGAGCAGAAATCCCAAGAGCTCGTCCAAATCGGCGAAGAGTTACGCAGCGCTAATGAACGACTGCGGGAGCTGGATCGTTTAAAAGATGAGTTTGTCGCCATGGTCAGTCATGAACTCCGCACGCCGCTTACCTCCATCCGCGCCTTTGCTGAAATTTTGCGCGATAGTGGCCAACTGCCCGATGAAAAACGCCAGCATTTTCTGGGTGTCATCGTTCTCGAAAGTCAACGGCTCTCACGCTTAATCGAAGAAATACTAGACCTTGCCCGCCTGGAAAGTGGCCGTTTAACGCTTAACCCGGTGCCACTGGATCTTGCCGCTCTTATCCGGCACAGCATTGACGCCATTGCGCATTTGCACCAAGAGCGTGGTATCCAGCTAGAGGTTCATGTAGAAGCAGAACCAGCGATGGTGGTTGGCGACCATGATCGTTTAGAACAGGTGATTATTAACCTGCTTGATAACGCTAGTAAGTTTGCCGATCGACACCAGCCTAAAGTACGCCTGTCGCTCTATCGCCATCGCCGCCATTTCCGTTTAAGCGTGGAAGATAACGGGACCGGTATTAGCGCGGATGAACGTGAACGGGTGTTTGAAAAATTCCATCAGATACAGCAGGACGACGATACTCCAAGAGGACGCCCCAGAGGGAGTGGCTTGGGACTTCCCATTAGCCGTGGAATTATCGCTCATCTGGGTGGACGACTCTGGGTTGAGGATGCCAAAACGCTTGGCGGTGCCTGTTTAACACTGGAGCTACCTGCGGCGCCGAATGGCACCCACGCTTGA
- a CDS encoding 3'-5' exonuclease, whose product MTRGGLPKRQRLIGLWLSLSGISLLGGAIFAAWLDAQLAPTGVTRMALWLGSFSGGTTLFLVGLVLERMLFTPLRHLQVQLARLVANPDARDEHPPEGWLKGLGPDLRRVRESWREDRSRLATAHADGARSAARIRQELETLLQVLETPLLLCDHHRRVMLFNQAAEDFFVGNTGLGLGKRLEALLPVASLQQALSQLPNDGSPRELLAPCDNRWLKVILRRVPGSDGETLLTFGDATASWSSEMGVRAELADMLTPLRQHTASLTSAADALIQLRHQNDASTSLLRQRFERVIHEEGVTLGDNVAKIGQLLDDMQHQGERLTPMWSNDFWQALDERLDPEHRLIVPVGMPAWFKGDAPALIALFDSLVKHLNIHLPESGFEGEICLGNKRVYLDLIWRGKSIPEHELAEWRQQPLNSLPLTPSVADVLRQHASDIWCLADDDGVHARLRLPLPAVERVGAPRETAPPRPEFHDFGIADLPPPDEALASRSLRSLEVVAFDTETTGLELRRGDTVISLGACRVVNARLLASEAFDQKVDPQRPIPAASTAIHGLTDADVIGAPPLDIVLTRFRDFVGEAVLLAHNAAFDLLAISHKGVAFDIPVIDTLLISRALDEALDGHDLDSLAQRYDLAFPPGTRHTALGDARVTAELWLALLPRLEARGVDTLEQLLTLQANAFDRQDASAL is encoded by the coding sequence ATGACCCGTGGTGGGCTGCCCAAACGCCAGCGCCTGATTGGCCTATGGCTCTCGCTAAGCGGCATCAGCCTATTGGGTGGGGCTATCTTTGCCGCCTGGTTGGATGCTCAGCTCGCACCCACGGGCGTAACACGAATGGCGCTATGGCTAGGCAGTTTTTCCGGCGGCACGACCCTATTTTTGGTGGGTTTAGTGCTTGAACGCATGCTGTTTACACCCCTACGCCATTTACAGGTGCAGTTAGCGCGCCTGGTTGCCAATCCCGACGCCCGAGACGAACACCCACCCGAGGGTTGGCTAAAAGGGTTGGGGCCAGATTTACGCCGTGTGCGCGAAAGCTGGCGCGAAGATCGCAGCCGCCTCGCTACCGCCCACGCCGACGGCGCCCGCAGCGCGGCACGCATTCGCCAGGAGCTGGAAACACTGCTGCAAGTACTCGAAACACCGTTGCTGCTATGTGACCACCACCGACGTGTGATGCTATTTAACCAAGCCGCAGAAGACTTTTTTGTCGGCAATACCGGATTAGGCTTAGGTAAACGTCTTGAAGCGCTGCTTCCGGTTGCTAGCTTACAGCAAGCACTCAGCCAACTGCCTAACGACGGTTCCCCGCGAGAGTTACTCGCCCCCTGCGATAACCGGTGGCTAAAAGTTATTCTGCGTCGCGTGCCGGGCAGCGATGGTGAAACATTGCTGACGTTTGGTGATGCAACGGCGTCGTGGTCGAGTGAAATGGGCGTAAGAGCCGAATTGGCCGATATGCTGACACCGCTGCGCCAGCATACCGCCAGCCTGACCAGTGCCGCCGATGCGCTGATACAACTGCGCCATCAAAACGACGCCAGCACGTCATTGCTGCGTCAACGGTTTGAGCGCGTCATTCATGAGGAAGGCGTCACGTTAGGCGACAACGTGGCTAAAATCGGCCAACTGCTCGACGACATGCAGCATCAGGGCGAGCGCTTAACGCCGATGTGGTCGAACGATTTCTGGCAAGCCCTGGATGAACGCCTAGATCCAGAACATCGTTTGATTGTCCCAGTCGGCATGCCCGCTTGGTTTAAAGGCGATGCCCCCGCCCTGATTGCGCTGTTCGACTCATTAGTGAAGCACCTGAACATCCACCTTCCCGAGAGCGGCTTTGAAGGCGAGATATGCCTAGGTAATAAGCGTGTCTATTTAGATCTTATTTGGCGCGGAAAATCGATTCCCGAACATGAATTGGCCGAGTGGCGCCAGCAACCGCTCAACTCGCTGCCTCTAACGCCCAGCGTTGCCGATGTACTGCGCCAACACGCCAGCGACATCTGGTGCCTGGCCGACGATGATGGTGTGCATGCCCGCCTGCGCCTTCCACTCCCTGCCGTTGAACGCGTTGGAGCCCCGCGTGAAACGGCACCACCGCGCCCCGAGTTTCATGATTTTGGCATTGCCGACCTCCCGCCGCCGGATGAAGCGCTTGCTAGTCGTTCCTTACGCAGCTTGGAGGTCGTGGCGTTTGATACCGAAACCACCGGCCTTGAGCTGCGCCGAGGCGATACGGTGATCAGTCTTGGTGCCTGTCGCGTGGTCAACGCGCGGCTATTGGCAAGCGAGGCTTTCGATCAAAAAGTCGATCCTCAGCGACCTATTCCTGCTGCCAGCACGGCCATTCACGGCCTCACCGATGCCGATGTCATTGGCGCACCACCACTGGATATCGTGCTTACCCGCTTTCGTGACTTTGTAGGAGAAGCCGTCTTGCTGGCCCATAACGCCGCATTTGATCTGCTCGCCATCAGTCACAAAGGGGTCGCTTTTGATATCCCTGTCATCGATACATTGCTGATTTCACGGGCGCTGGACGAAGCCTTGGACGGGCATGACCTGGATAGCCTTGCCCAGCGCTACGATCTGGCATTCCCTCCCGGCACCCGCCACACTGCATTAGGCGATGCTCGAGTGACCGCAGAACTCTGGCTAGCCCTGCTGCCACGCTTAGAGGCCCGCGGCGTCGATACCCTGGAACAGTTGTTAACACTACAAGCCAATGCTTTTGACCGACAGGATGCGAGTGCCTTATGA
- a CDS encoding response regulator transcription factor, with protein MAKVLVVDDEPNIVLSLEFLMEQAGFEVVTAEDGEQALARVNDSQPDLLLLDISLPGISGFDVLERLRNEEATAQLPIIMLTAHGRDVEREKGMALGADDYITKPFSTQSLVEKVKALLIKEQP; from the coding sequence ATGGCCAAAGTGCTCGTCGTCGATGACGAACCCAACATTGTTCTATCGCTTGAGTTCTTGATGGAGCAAGCAGGGTTTGAGGTAGTGACTGCCGAAGATGGTGAACAGGCGTTAGCACGTGTTAACGATAGCCAGCCCGATTTACTCTTGCTCGATATCAGCCTGCCTGGGATTAGCGGTTTTGACGTTTTAGAGCGTCTGCGCAACGAAGAAGCCACCGCCCAACTACCAATTATTATGCTCACCGCTCACGGCCGCGATGTTGAGCGTGAAAAAGGCATGGCGCTGGGCGCTGATGACTACATTACCAAGCCTTTTTCCACCCAATCCTTGGTGGAAAAAGTCAAAGCGCTACTCATTAAGGAGCAGCCATGA
- a CDS encoding DUF3524 domain-containing protein, protein MRVLLLSAYEAVSHRYWAQSLMAQLEEVSWTLLSLPPRHFAWRIRGNPLSWMLKEHDTLSQSYEVVLVTSMVDLATLIGLFPHLGRAKKIVYFHENQFAYPESSDQIPQVEAKMVNLYTALAADSVVFNSAYNRDSFIDGARAFLKKMPENLPAAKPLEALRERSQVLPVPIAESSTPRQQTAVQKTVPQRIVWNHRWEYDKNPDDFFAVLCALSDAGVAFELAVLGQRFRQAPAIFDEAEQRLARHIVAWGPQPEELYRELLDSAGIVVSTTWHEFQGLAIMEAAQRGALPLVPDRLCFPDLYLPDYRYDGTREGLYERLNAWLTNSVARPVPLDTSVWEWPAWREAYRQLLSVEPV, encoded by the coding sequence ATGCGCGTACTACTGTTATCCGCCTACGAAGCGGTGAGTCATCGCTATTGGGCGCAAAGTTTAATGGCGCAGCTTGAGGAAGTATCGTGGACGTTGCTGAGCCTGCCGCCACGTCATTTTGCCTGGCGCATTCGCGGCAACCCACTGAGCTGGATGTTGAAAGAGCACGATACTCTTAGCCAGTCGTATGAGGTGGTGCTTGTTACTTCAATGGTGGATCTTGCGACGCTAATAGGCCTGTTTCCGCATCTTGGCCGAGCCAAAAAGATCGTCTATTTTCACGAAAACCAGTTTGCCTATCCCGAGTCTAGCGATCAGATACCCCAAGTAGAGGCCAAAATGGTTAATCTATACACGGCGTTAGCGGCGGATAGCGTGGTATTTAACAGTGCCTATAATCGGGACTCCTTTATTGATGGTGCACGAGCGTTTTTGAAAAAAATGCCGGAAAACCTGCCTGCGGCAAAGCCACTGGAAGCGCTGCGCGAGCGGTCTCAGGTTTTACCAGTACCCATTGCTGAGAGTTCAACACCCCGTCAGCAAACGGCTGTTCAAAAAACAGTGCCACAGCGCATTGTTTGGAACCACCGCTGGGAGTATGACAAAAATCCTGATGACTTCTTTGCCGTGCTGTGCGCGTTAAGCGATGCTGGAGTGGCGTTTGAGCTGGCAGTGCTGGGCCAGCGTTTTCGCCAGGCCCCGGCCATTTTTGACGAGGCCGAGCAGCGATTAGCCAGGCATATTGTGGCTTGGGGCCCTCAGCCCGAGGAGTTGTATCGCGAATTGTTGGATAGCGCGGGCATTGTGGTTTCGACTACCTGGCATGAGTTCCAGGGCTTGGCGATTATGGAAGCGGCTCAGCGCGGGGCGCTGCCCCTGGTGCCGGATCGGCTTTGCTTCCCTGATTTATATCTACCTGACTACCGCTACGACGGCACCCGAGAAGGGCTGTATGAGCGACTCAATGCCTGGCTGACAAATTCAGTCGCGCGTCCCGTACCCCTTGATACTTCGGTTTGGGAGTGGCCTGCTTGGCGCGAGGCCTACCGCCAGCTTCTATCAGTCGAGCCGGTCTAA
- a CDS encoding carboxysome shell carbonic anhydrase domain-containg protein, producing the protein MPTPATLLHDQPIEQRIDALLDLSRQHAEHFCSPGAWLARQRYMAQHPTSIVVMKCMDGRIHIPHATRTPLGIITPFRNLGGIFDLGWPYLGELLTETVVDAAQAGRSTLMLITYHFSRGNQARGCAGFNCDTQAAKAHAYAIAEQAGKLFGHDHQQVYPLVCGFETDSDALVIHGQDDTALDVSEWIGRAPEGLSSQLNALCPNMPRDMQRDLLPLLEGNLAHVSELHGVERELDIEHREWVICIGRGFDFLHLPNTALIIGPYGPDLAVPIGTAATIIDTNMRAGRIPDDGFMLLASTPYQHSGVDRARAELKSHFLSDFAEQVIRREHPTLAQKMRRHTAVVHWPTRRLDRLD; encoded by the coding sequence ATGCCTACCCCCGCCACGCTTCTGCATGATCAGCCCATCGAGCAGCGTATTGATGCGCTACTGGATCTGTCTCGGCAACACGCCGAGCATTTCTGTAGTCCAGGGGCATGGCTGGCGCGGCAACGTTATATGGCACAGCACCCGACATCTATCGTCGTCATGAAGTGCATGGATGGGCGCATTCATATTCCCCACGCCACGCGCACGCCGTTAGGGATCATTACTCCATTTCGTAACCTGGGCGGCATTTTTGATCTCGGCTGGCCCTACCTGGGGGAACTGCTGACCGAGACGGTAGTCGACGCCGCTCAGGCGGGGCGCAGCACGCTAATGCTGATCACCTACCACTTTTCCCGTGGCAACCAAGCCCGCGGCTGCGCCGGGTTTAATTGCGATACCCAAGCGGCGAAAGCGCACGCCTATGCCATTGCCGAACAGGCGGGCAAGCTATTTGGCCACGACCACCAACAGGTTTACCCGTTGGTGTGCGGCTTTGAAACCGACAGCGATGCGCTGGTGATTCATGGCCAAGACGACACCGCCCTTGATGTCAGCGAGTGGATTGGCCGGGCCCCTGAAGGACTAAGCAGTCAACTGAATGCCCTTTGCCCCAATATGCCACGTGACATGCAGCGCGATTTGTTGCCTCTGCTGGAAGGTAACCTTGCACACGTTAGCGAATTGCATGGCGTCGAGCGGGAGCTCGATATCGAGCACCGCGAATGGGTGATCTGCATCGGCCGGGGCTTCGATTTTCTGCACCTACCCAACACCGCCCTGATTATTGGCCCTTACGGGCCGGACTTAGCGGTGCCTATTGGCACGGCAGCCACCATCATTGACACCAATATGCGTGCCGGACGCATCCCAGATGATGGCTTTATGCTGCTGGCTTCAACCCCCTACCAGCACAGCGGCGTCGACCGCGCCCGCGCGGAGCTTAAATCACACTTTCTATCAGATTTTGCCGAGCAGGTGATTCGCCGTGAGCACCCGACGCTTGCGCAAAAGATGCGTCGCCACACCGCCGTGGTGCACTGGCCGACGCGGCGATTAGACCGGCTCGACTGA
- the nth gene encoding endonuclease III, which produces MNALKRHEIFARLQAENPHPTTELNWSSPFELLAAVLLSAQATDVGVNKATARLYPVANTPQAIIDLGIDDLKTHIKTIGLYNTKAENLMKTCHMLVNLHGGEVPNTRQALEALPGVGRKTANVILNTAFGQPTMAVDTHIFRVSNRTGIAKGKDVVEVEQKLLRHVPKAFLQDAHHWLILHGRYTCIARKPRCGSCIIEDLCDYKDKTEIA; this is translated from the coding sequence ATGAATGCCCTAAAGCGTCATGAAATTTTTGCTCGCCTTCAGGCAGAGAACCCGCACCCGACTACCGAGCTTAACTGGAGTTCACCGTTTGAGCTGCTAGCCGCCGTGCTGCTCTCCGCTCAAGCCACCGATGTGGGCGTCAATAAGGCCACGGCACGGCTCTACCCGGTAGCGAATACTCCCCAAGCGATCATTGATTTGGGTATCGACGATCTTAAAACGCACATCAAAACCATCGGCTTATACAACACCAAAGCCGAAAACCTGATGAAAACCTGCCATATGCTGGTCAATCTTCACGGCGGCGAAGTGCCTAACACTCGCCAAGCGTTAGAAGCCCTGCCAGGCGTGGGCCGCAAAACTGCCAATGTGATTCTCAATACGGCGTTTGGTCAGCCCACCATGGCAGTGGATACCCATATTTTCAGGGTATCTAATCGCACCGGCATCGCCAAAGGCAAAGATGTTGTGGAGGTGGAGCAAAAACTGCTGCGCCATGTGCCCAAAGCATTTCTGCAAGATGCTCATCACTGGCTGATTCTGCACGGTCGCTACACTTGCATTGCCCGCAAACCGCGCTGTGGTAGCTGCATTATTGAGGATCTGTGCGACTATAAAGACAAAACCGAAATCGCCTAG
- a CDS encoding electron transport complex subunit E — MSQWRQLARDGLWSNNPALVQLLGLCPLLAVSGSVVNALGLALATLLVMVSASTAISMIRHQVPSAVRLPAFVMVIAAFVTCAELLMAAYAYPLYQVLGIFIPLIVTNCAILGRADAFASRQPVIPAAIDGFMMGLGFGAVLVLLGALRELLGQGTLFSDMALLFGPQAANWQLTIADDYQFLFFVLPPGAFFVAGMLIALKNVIDQRSEARTKPVTATPRPERRVRVTGTIK; from the coding sequence ATAAGCCAATGGCGCCAACTGGCCCGGGATGGGCTGTGGTCGAACAACCCAGCACTGGTTCAACTGCTGGGTCTCTGCCCGCTGCTAGCCGTTAGTGGCAGTGTGGTGAATGCGCTGGGCTTGGCGCTTGCCACACTGCTGGTAATGGTGAGCGCGAGCACCGCCATTTCAATGATTCGACACCAGGTACCCAGCGCGGTGCGCTTGCCCGCGTTCGTGATGGTGATTGCCGCCTTTGTGACCTGCGCTGAGCTGCTGATGGCTGCCTACGCCTACCCGCTCTACCAGGTGCTGGGGATTTTTATTCCGCTGATTGTCACCAACTGTGCCATTTTAGGCCGCGCGGATGCCTTTGCCTCCCGCCAGCCGGTCATTCCAGCGGCCATCGATGGCTTTATGATGGGGCTAGGATTTGGCGCCGTACTGGTGCTGCTGGGCGCCTTGCGCGAGCTACTCGGCCAAGGCACGCTATTTAGCGATATGGCGCTGCTGTTTGGACCTCAAGCCGCTAACTGGCAACTGACGATAGCCGACGATTATCAATTCCTATTTTTTGTGCTGCCACCTGGCGCTTTTTTTGTAGCAGGCATGTTAATCGCACTGAAAAATGTCATTGATCAGCGCAGCGAGGCACGTACCAAGCCGGTCACCGCTACGCCACGGCCCGAGCGGCGTGTGCGCGTCACCGGTACAATTAAATAG
- the rsxG gene encoding electron transport complex subunit RsxG — protein MTLFQAMQRGALALGTFALVTAGSVALTRALTAERIATHQLSYQHRQLQEVLPQTLGNIPVAQVIEGTFTLPNPEALGLKSDSQGWWVRDSEHSNGDSAVILPVVTRQGYNGEIRLLIGIDEQQRISGVRVTQHQETPGLGDDIERSRSDWITRFNGLGLASLSTEDWAVAKDGGHFDAFTGATITPRAVVNAVHEALQYAADTPLPITFKEPGA, from the coding sequence ATGACGCTCTTTCAAGCCATGCAGCGGGGCGCTCTCGCCTTGGGCACTTTTGCTCTGGTGACCGCAGGTAGCGTTGCCCTCACTCGTGCACTTACCGCCGAGCGAATAGCGACCCATCAGCTGTCTTACCAGCACCGTCAGCTTCAAGAAGTACTTCCCCAAACGCTGGGGAATATACCCGTTGCCCAGGTGATAGAAGGCACCTTTACACTTCCTAATCCCGAAGCACTAGGATTGAAAAGCGATAGCCAAGGCTGGTGGGTACGTGACAGCGAGCATAGTAACGGAGACAGTGCCGTCATTTTGCCGGTGGTCACAAGACAAGGCTATAACGGCGAAATTCGCCTACTGATCGGCATTGACGAACAGCAGCGCATTAGCGGTGTGCGCGTCACTCAACACCAGGAAACCCCTGGGCTAGGCGACGATATTGAGCGGAGCCGCAGCGACTGGATTACGCGTTTTAATGGCTTAGGGTTAGCGAGTTTGTCAACGGAGGACTGGGCGGTAGCTAAAGATGGCGGTCACTTTGATGCTTTTACCGGTGCAACGATAACGCCTCGCGCCGTGGTGAATGCCGTACATGAGGCGCTGCAATATGCCGCTGACACTCCGCTACCCATTACTTTCAAGGAGCCAGGCGCATGA
- a CDS encoding RnfABCDGE type electron transport complex subunit D, translating to MSMMHASDVNDAPVTTFVPPTASLMRWVIVATLPGLATMSYFFGLGVLSNVLIAATLGVALEAVVLRLRKRPIRVTLNDASALLTAILLGVSLPPASPWWLISVGMIAAIVVGKQLYGGLGHNPFNPAMIGYALLLVSFPTYMTLWAPPQELLPEGLWAQITGTLPTAQLDGLSGATPLDAFKHKGEAVLASEFWATNPLPDGTLNAWRWVALAWLAGGILLLVKRIISWHIPVAMLGSVLLLATLFYLSDPSHFASPLFHLLTGATLFGAFFIATDPVSAATSRRGKLLYGAGIGTLVIIIRTFGGYPDAVAFAVLLMNLCVPLLDLYSMPRPPGQPKSPQGEQP from the coding sequence ATGAGCATGATGCACGCGTCAGACGTTAACGACGCCCCCGTGACGACTTTCGTGCCGCCCACAGCAAGCTTAATGCGCTGGGTGATCGTGGCGACGCTGCCAGGCCTCGCCACCATGAGCTACTTCTTTGGTCTGGGCGTACTCAGTAATGTATTAATAGCGGCGACGTTGGGTGTTGCGCTTGAAGCCGTGGTGCTGAGGCTCCGCAAACGGCCCATTCGCGTTACATTGAACGACGCCAGCGCCCTGCTCACTGCTATTTTACTCGGTGTTTCGCTGCCTCCCGCTAGTCCCTGGTGGTTGATCAGCGTCGGAATGATCGCCGCCATAGTGGTGGGCAAGCAGCTATACGGTGGCTTAGGACACAATCCTTTTAATCCCGCCATGATCGGTTATGCGCTGCTATTGGTGTCGTTTCCTACCTACATGACGCTTTGGGCGCCACCCCAAGAACTGCTACCTGAGGGTTTGTGGGCACAAATCACTGGAACGCTGCCTACGGCTCAGCTAGATGGCCTAAGTGGTGCCACACCGCTCGATGCCTTTAAACACAAAGGCGAGGCAGTGCTTGCCAGCGAATTCTGGGCAACTAACCCACTGCCCGATGGAACACTTAATGCCTGGCGATGGGTAGCCCTTGCTTGGTTAGCGGGTGGCATCCTTTTACTCGTAAAGCGAATTATTAGCTGGCACATCCCGGTGGCGATGCTTGGCAGCGTATTGCTACTTGCCACGCTGTTTTATCTCAGCGATCCAAGCCACTTTGCCTCACCGCTTTTTCACCTGCTAACCGGAGCGACGTTGTTTGGGGCATTCTTTATCGCCACGGACCCGGTCTCCGCCGCCACAAGCCGTCGCGGCAAACTACTTTATGGAGCCGGTATCGGCACCTTGGTTATCATTATTCGCACCTTTGGCGGTTACCCGGATGCAGTGGCGTTTGCGGTGTTGCTGATGAATCTATGCGTACCGCTGCTAGACCTGTACAGCATGCCACGCCCGCCGGGACAGCCAAAAAGCCCCCAGGGAGAGCAGCCATGA